The following DNA comes from Papaver somniferum cultivar HN1 unplaced genomic scaffold, ASM357369v1 unplaced-scaffold_99, whole genome shotgun sequence.
AAAGTGGTCGTTAGTAATTTCGTATGATTTTAGTTTCAAAAACATCTTACTTAGGGATTTCGTATGGTTTAATTTGGTGTGTTTCTGTTTTTTAAACAATTACTTAAGGATTTCGTAGTTTGGTATGTATaacacttttatatttgttttagaaccttgtttgtgttttcaatttttattgggtttgtgttttCAATGTTATAAGACTGAAGTGTTGTAATACaatatggagttcggtaacctgtgatAAAATATTGGTCACCGAAATGCTTGTTCGGTGACCTGGTAAAATTATACCAGGTTGCCGAAGTCccagttcggttacctcgcaacaTTTTCATTGGTTACCGAACTTGTCTGTAGGCTGAAACAGTTAGCTTTGATCCAATAGATATTAGTTCAGTTAGCAGATCATTATTCCTTAGGTCACCGAACTCTTCTCTGGAGACTCAAATTTTTGGTGTTGGACATGTTGGAAAAGGGATTATCTTGAAGCACAAATCACATAGACCAgctcttaggtttgttttggagtgtttttggAATCGTATATATGCTCAGTTTGGTTGTGAGCCTTCATTATAAGGTTCAGTTACCTCTTGTATTTATCatataaccgaactaaaagttcggttaGAAGATCCAATTTTCTTAGGTCACCGAACACTCTCTGGAGACTCAACTTTTTGGTATTGCCATGTTGGAAAAGGCATTCCAGTGAAGAAGAAATCACATAGACcaactcttaggtttgttttggagtgtttttggAATCGTATATATGCTCAGTTTGGCTGTGAGCCTCCACAAACAAGTTCGGTGACGACATGTATTTGCCTCGTAACTGAACTCTCGGTTCGGTTGGATCGCAAGTTTTTATCTCCTCACCGAACttgtaattttgaaatttaaATGTCCTTTATCTGACACAAATATAGtacataattttaaaattatgtaCTATATATCAAGTAACGCATAATTTTATAGCCGTTATACACCCAAGTGGTATATATATGTGTTTCATGGTTAACATTTTGTTACAAAATCTCCTAAAAATGGCAGCTACTACTCCTAAatttactctagaagaagatctttctctttgcagGAACTACATATTATACTATCCAAACaggggtgaagaacgaagaatgaatggtattatgagtcaaagttattggggGAAAATTCATGAGCAATTCATCTCCGACAAAACAAACCCTTATAACCGTGATCATTTAGCTTTGTTCATTCGATTTAGAAAGATTAGAGATAGAGTTGTGTGGAATTTATGGCTTTATTTCGTATTGTAAGTCGGTATCGACTTAGGGGTGAAAGATTCGGCGAAATCATTTTAACATAAAAAaacgaatggcgaagatggaagagaaaggatttcaaatatgaatatcatttccgcatccttaAAGACTTTTTCATAACGCGTTTCGGATATTAAATGGTAcgtaattttattttggaaagtcCTGTAAAAGTTCGGCAATGTCCTGTAATTTCACTTCCTAACCGAACTTATGTCACGTACAGTTCGGCATTGTCCAGTAATttcatttcctaaccgaacttcaatGTCAAATTCAGCAGTTAAAATGTTAAGCTTCTGAACTACAGTTCGGTAACCTGTTAATATTCATCTTCGTAACCGAACTTcctgttcggttacctggtaaaatTTGTGAGATTTCCGAACATGAGTTCGGTAATGTCGATATTTAAATCTTCCAACCGAACTAGCTTTGTTGAATACATAAAATACAAACATTTACTCAAAAATTAATACCACTTTTCAAAGAACATAGTATTCAATTGATAAGCATACTTAGTTCCATTACATGTGTTATTTAATCATCCTCAAGTGAAATTTGACCTTCATGTACAATTTCTTCCGACTTCTTCAAAGcattccacatctccatgttaggCTCATACATGATGCACCAACCCAACATTCTATCTGGATTAAATGCAGGCCAATAAGAGGTTCCACATATTGGAGGCAATGGACAATCGGGTTTTAACCGGGGCCCTATAAAGTGGTTGTTGTTGATCAATGACATGACACATCTCCTTCGTTTGAGTTGCTCGACAGATACTGTTATTTTCGGGGTGAAGTTGAAATAGCATGTTTTGAGAAATAATGAACCACACAATTGAATGCCTCGGCGATTAAGTGTCCACATATAGGTATGCTCATCCAATAATCCGATGTCATTGGATGGGCCCCATGAAGACGAAGTTGATACCTAAGAAATTTCTCATTGAGACTCCCCTCCCCATCGCACAACATTTTCTTATAAAAGtccggattctcctttagtttggACAACAACCTTTGCCTTATATGAGTGATTGCACACCCATTATTTCGCTTGgcaccttcgatgaaaggcccaagttgttgattgacaacatgaaaaccacaGTTACCATCCGGAGGAACGTCGTCGGTGGGTATAACGTATTCTCTAATGTATAAAGGTAGCTCATTCAAATAGTCTTTATTTGGAGCCTCAAGCTTTACATCTAGGGAATATGGTTGGATGGGGCACATTGGAGACTTAATCTTCACGTCGCCGGAAGAGGGTCGGCTTGGTTGTGATGGACACATCAgaccctttttcttcaaatctcgctCACTTGTTTCGCCTTTCTCCTCAATACTCCTACCCCGTTTCTTGGTTTTCTCCAAGTACAATGCCGCGGTATATTCATGGCCGCAAGGATCTCTAGTATTTGCGTTTTGCTCACTTTTCTTCTTAcgtaacacctttgcatattctcgtagttgctttttagtttcttttttgcttggtcTACCTTTCGGTTTGCCCTTTGCCGGTTCATAGACATTCTCTTGCGTTTGTGGATATATAATTTTCCTCATGTCATCCcgaaagatttttttttggagGTTGTTCATGCCACGATACATCTCTAGTACGGTTCTACCCATCTCATTATCACCAAACTCTTCTTCGGCTTCTTCTCCCTTTGGAAGAGGGATAAAACTtagatgcttccaaaatggatcaatgtcgCTTAAAGGGATTACGCCATGCTCGTATTTGATTATCATATGGCAACAAGAGAGTCCCATAGGCTTCTTCATGTTACATACACACACCTCATCCGCTTTGGTTTCCCACTTATCAATCAACTCGACTTctataatcaacaacttcatacatTTCCGAGATACGTTGTAATGAATCCCCTTGAACAATGGGTGGTCGGCATATTTTTCGTTCATTTTGAATATAcggcttttttggaacttctctttaattttATCAATGTcacgcttgaaataattttccatAGCATTCCACACAGTTACGAAGTTatcaacacatccaaagagattcttCTTAAACCGGTGGTGATCCGACTCTActaaacttgtcgcttgatttcGCAAGTTTTTATATTGGTTGGTATAGGCGtaaacaaacctctctttgtatggttccaaccattggcgaagaacatacgatacaacaccggggtaatcgggagtatcccaatgggcgataaactccgcaagatttagataatactcttcctcggtaaGGGACCAACACAATGATTCCCTATCACCGTTGAATGCAACCCATTTAGCGTAATTTATATCGAATTGTTTATCAACtttctcttttgcatccgctcGATCTTTTTCCGATAGCATCTTAATTTCTTCATATCCTATTTTCTTGGGTGGACAATTTATTAGCTTGTACCTATTCAtcaaattacaccatatatggacgtacaaagcatattatgtgctagtGGGAACACTTcctctattgcattcatcaatgcgACATCATTATCCGTCACTATAACCCCGGGAATATCACCACCTCGGAAGATTGCCTTAACTTGTTTTAGTGCCCAAATGAAACTAGGTTCTTGCTCATCTCTTAAGAAACAAAACgccacggtaaacggtgacttcgtcgaagtacgcccaacaatattcaacaatggcatctcgtacttGTTCGTCTTATAAGTGCTAGACATTATTAGAACTTGATGAAatcattgagccaattgaacactcttcggatgcgcaataaagagttgtgttatctctccttccaaatccacatccttttgaaccgcgtagtttttctcttgggccaaaaaaaaaacaattgttgcattacttgtctatctCTCCATTCCTTCCTTCTAATTGtcccaattgcattgtaaattgtggacaaagatgagtggttatccttgttatcctcctttagtatttggagcattttaaccggtgaaatacccattgtcctcattttagctaccttgtccatctctttaggagttagctttgccgccatgaaatgtccttcaagatgctccggacgaggatgattatgacaaccttGCATAACCCTGTAGAAAACCCATCCACCCTTATCTTCGTTTAAATTAAATGCAAGCTTGAATAGGCaattaatcttctttgagaaagttttgttcttcctatttttctttcctttataaacataacccttcctcttgtggcttttctcgggatcaccgcttctcacacaaaccatttcaaagcgagTTTTGCTTTCTCTCACATTCAATACTAATACGCACATGTCTTTTTGTGTATGTTGTCTAGCCCAACTCTTTGCATCTTCCGGAGTTGtgaataccaagtcattcatgtagtgatgggatgtgtcatcgtacaaaataccaaccgaggaaggttggttttccattggttcaATTGGATCACATGGAACCTACAAGTAATAGCACAACGTCAATACCATAAACATTTAACACTTAAAGTTCGGTAATCTAATTTTTTATCGACCctaccgaactaaaagttcggttaTGTAGTTTCCAGAAATATATTTGGGCCTTACCGAACTCTGTATTTAGACTTTTTATGTGAAAATTCGGCCATGAAACTGAAAAACTCGACTAAACCGTACTCATGGGTTCGGTAAGAAACGAATATACATATATTCTGCGACATTACCGAACAAAAAGTTCGGTAACAAAGGTATTGATATCGACTAAACCGAACTATGCACTGTAAACTCTATAAaaatagttcggttacatgttctgtGGATTGCATAaccgaactctaaaaaaccaccattaacatgtagttcggttacctgcgtgtgctaaatttagtaaccgaactacacattaagaacagttcggttacctcgcaagctaaatttggtaaccgaactaggtTGACCTAACCGAATTTTTTCCagaaattttgagtttggccaaatttttgcacaattcaacctacattaactaaatatgaggcatacctgagtacccatagcttcatcttcaggttgtggatgataaaatccatcatatgtTTGGTTAGGTTGAGTTTGGGGCAAAAAGCTTTCATCATTtaacaaataactcattttcGGATCATTAGAAGTATTGGCAAATACACTATGAGGTGAAGGGGGTTCTGATTCTGAGGAAGAggtatcatcacatgaatcacttaaatcataattactaaactcaaaaaaagattttttgggttcacccatcttcttcttcttcttcttcttcttcttatctctcaataataatgttataacaaaacaatcTCACTAATATAACTCAGTAATCAGTTATTAATCACTACACTAACACTAATCAATCGTCACACTAACTAAATTTATCATCAAGGATAAAATAGATATTTAAAAAGAAGATTAGATAAAGGATGACTGAAAAATACTACCAATATCCATCCCAAAAATTTGAGAGTAGTTACCCaccttttttgagtagtccccaaaaaatcgttcatcaAAAAGTCTATCAACGTATTTCCTCGTCCCCTCTAGAGAATTATATCTTGGGCTGGCTTATAAATGTAAATTAATTACAGTCCCATCCTCCCACACTAGTTTGTTCTATCCAAGTGGGACAACCATGAATGATTCTCGTTCTCcctgtaaaagaagaagaagaagaagactgtaAATTATATATTCGCGAATCCAAATGGTCCAACTCTGCTCTACACTCATCTACTCTAATAAAAGGGGgatattttttgtattctatgACTGAGACTGACAATTAAATTCTCTTTTCCGTTTCTTTTATTCCTTTCGATCTTTTTAGGCCTCCTTTCTGAGTTGTAAAAGTGTTGTCTTTGGTTGTTCGATCTCTTTTGTCTCCAGGTATATTGCTTATTATTAATTTCtgggttcattttttttttatgtttggtttCAACTGTTTTGGTCTCAATttggtatttttttcttcttcttttgggaATTTAGTTCGTTCCAGGTTAGATCAATGATTGTCACTTCGTCAGATTATAAATTCTTGTACAAATTTGCTCTGTGATTTTATGTTAATCAAATTGatgtgaattattttttttttatgtgaatCTGGGGTTTTGATTATAGTATTATTACAGAGATTTATAGGGTTTTTCATGGCCTATCAAATGAAATTGAACTTGAACTTTCTGTGTATGTGTGGTTTGCTTATTTGGTCTGGGTGAATGAATGATAGAAAATTGGTGTATTTGTAAATTTTTCATTGTCAACTGTAGTTCTAGTTAGAAGGGGCTGACTGTTGTTCAAATTGGTGTATTTGTAAAGTTTTCATTGTCAGAAGGGGCTGACTGTATAGCTTATGCAAAAAAAATCATTGGTTGGTTTTAAAGTATTCAGCTTCCACCGATTATAGATTGTGTGTCTATATATGACACACATCGAAATAGAATGAAAGAAATTGAGTTTTATATGATATGTATGATTGACTAGGGAACCAAATTTCTCATGGTTGTATGCATTTGTCATTTGGTTCATAGTTGTCAGCTGGTATGCATTTGTCATTTGGCTCATAGTTGTCAGCTGGTAATCTCTTAGTCTTATTACGTACTTGCGTCAGTACACGGTAGAATTCCGCAGACATATGTTTTCTGATTTAGCGTATGGTGTTTTATTGTTGGATTTGTTAACTGTGTTAGGTTCTAATGAGTTATTGCCAACTAACTTTCAGGATATGCACACCTCCTTCTTTTAAAGTTATTGAGCCTTGTAGCATCTAGAGAACTGATTGATGCATAAATCATCACATTTTAACGACGTCTTCTTTTATTTTCGAAATTCTGCTAATAGTGTGCCCCCAATCATGCTATTAAGTGATCTATTTGAGCTTCATCGGCTTAAATTTCCAGATATAAGTTGGCTGACCCTTCTTTCATATTCAGGTGGTGTCCAATTTCGTCTTACATATTCAGGTGGCGTCCAGTTTCGTCATTCGTATTCAGGTGGTGTCCAGTTTTGTCTTTCATGATGAAGCTCATGTCTTGTGCTTAAGAATTTATTTTGATCTGTAATTTTCGATGTTTCGGTACTGTTATTAAGCTCTCGAGTCTTGGGAACAGTTATTTAGAAAATCATGCAGCTATATCATCATCCGTACTCTATGGACAGCCAGAAAGTCAGGCTCGCCTTGGAAGAAAAGGGTATTGATTACACATCAAACCACGCCAATCCTCTCACAGGAAAGAACATGGATTCCTCATTCTTCCGTATGAACCCAACTGCCAAACTCCCTGTTTTCCAGAATGGTGCTCACATTTTGTTTGATACCATTGAAATAATCAAGTAAGTTTCATCTGTAACTTTCCCTTCTCGTTTCTTCTTTTGCAGAACAGTTCTAATATATTGCACGCGACGTAGAAATTTACAGGTATATAGAGAGAGTGGTGGAAGTCTCTTCAGGGGTTGAGACTAATACCAGTAATGACAGAGAAATCAATGAGTGGATGCAAAAGATTCAAAGATGGAACCCCAAGATATTCACACTCTCCCACGTCCCTGATAAGTATCGTCTCTTTGTATCCAAATTCCTTCGCCGCGTGGTTATTGCTAGAATGGCGGAATCTCCAGA
Coding sequences within:
- the LOC113346430 gene encoding glutathione S-transferase TCHQD-like, translating into MQLYHHPYSMDSQKVRLALEEKGIDYTSNHANPLTGKNMDSSFFRMNPTAKLPVFQNGAHILFDTIEIIKYIERVVEVSSGVETNTSNDREINEWMQKIQRWNPKIFTLSHVPDKYRLFVSKFLRRVVIARMAESPDLASVYHLKLRDAYETEDKLKNVDVLKDNEEELVQLLDEAEVQLSETTYLAGEEFSMADVMLIPVLARLSLLDVEDEYIESRPNISKYWKLVKQRPSYKAVIGNYFSGWRKYRTLLKTWCFVCVRSVLRKY